The Rosa rugosa chromosome 1, drRosRugo1.1, whole genome shotgun sequence genomic sequence TGTCTAAATTGTACAGAATGCCACCATCACCCCTGACAGCTTCAGTGATGAGAAATGCATTTCCTCGAGCCTTGGTAGATTTGACAGGGAGACCTTCATCAGCCAAAGCCGTGGGGTGGAACTGAACAAATCTGCAGAAACAAATCACAGTAAGATCATTAAAAGCCTTTAATATTACACTTTAACATTCAGATGTAGCTTATCCAATCCACTTGCACCCTTGTTTGTTAGTTTAGGAAACAGTAAAGTATGTTCCATTCACACCATTCCCAGAAGAACACCTTACGAACTAAAGTAACCGAGTTCTAAGTATCTTAGTCAAATTTCAAAATGGCCTATCTGACATGATCTATACCCATACAGCATAACAGTAAATATTGATTAGTCAAGACTACAAGATCTACATTTTTTCATCAAAAGTGGTTCTAAACATGAAACTTACTCCATGTTGGAGACCACAGCTTGAGCTCGATGAGCCATTGCAATTCCATCTCCAGTGGCTACCTATCAGAGTATCATGAACAATAAGATACAGCATTCTAGTTGTGATATATCACACATACATTCTGTGACTACAGTCTACTACCACCCAATTGCTGCCAATTAACTACCTTAAAAAAGGAACTGCATCTGTTTTATAGGATAtacaaagggaaaaaaaaaataacacgaATAATTCATAAACACTAAGTACCGGAGGATTTGTAGTGGTTGGATAGATTTGTCCAGCCCCACCTGATGCTAGTAAAGTCACCTTTGAAATAAAACGTATCACCTGAAAGTACGAAAAAAGGAAGGTCATATTTAAATACCGGAATAAGATCTCCAATCATGGTTAAAGGCAGGCAGAAGGATGATGAAGATGGTAAAGATGTCTTATAACAAAACATTGCCCTCAAAATTTTAGAGAGAGTATGTGTCAGTTGTAGTCACCTCAAGTGTCTCTGTATTCAAAGTGTCAACACCCAGGCAAACTGTCTCAGAACCGTCCTGTTGCCAGAAACACATTTTATGTTAGCAAAAACACCTCAAAagcaatcacaaaattccataCCAGTTTTAACATCCCTCAAAGACTCAATGTCCATTTTTTCCCTAGGTGTGTGTTAAAGTTCTACGGTATGATAAAGTTGCCTTTCTGAAAGTCAACCCATAGGGCTAATTTTTATAGGAGTAAGTGGTACTTTTACATAGACAAACAAGCCATGAGAAGAAACCAAACCTGAGAAGTTAGCAAATCTATAGCAAAATGGTGTTGAAACATGAAGATATTAGGATCCTTAATAACTGCCTCCAACAGTGCCCGTTCAATCTCCCTTCCCGTCATATCAGCAGCATGAACAATTCTGTGATGAGAGTGACCCCCCTCTCTTGTTAGGTGCAAGTTTCCATCCTCCCCGTGATCAAATGATGCACCCATTGCAATTAATTCTCTAATTCTTTCAGGTCCCTCTGTACAAACAACCtggaataaaagaaaaaacctGAGAAAAAGCAGGAACAAGTACATCCCCATAATTCATGATAATCACATATTACTGGTTTCCCATCTATATTTACCAATGCAAATTTTGGCCAAGTGTTATATACACAGTAAATAATGTAgataatatatataaaacaagCACCAATACTGAACAATGAACACGCATTATACTTCACTTGGACTCATGGATGGTATCCCAATAACCCATTCAGTTTCTTTCCTTGAACTATTTACTGCTCAAAATAAAGATACCCTAAAAAATATAGTTTTGGGATATCAAAACCACGACCAATGGCATATGAAACTGCAATATCCACAGAGGCACAGATCAAAGTTGATAAGTTATTGGTTCTATAACATACTCTGACAGTCTCCTCATCACATAGATAAGCTCCTGCTACAATGGTGTCCTGGACATGACTCTCCACAGAATCCGAAGGGCACAGTACAGCACTAACACCACCTTGAGCATAATTTGTATTACTTTCATGAGGCTCAGCCTTGGTAATGACAGCAACAGATCCATGTTTTGCCACTTCCAGGGCATAGCGGAGGCCAGCAACTCCACTACCAATAACAGTAAAATCGAAGAATTTAGTGGAACCATCTCGCAAGCTTGATGAAGTGATGGTTCTTAAGGGCTTTGAGCTCTCATTAATTGGAGATTGGGAGGAGTTACATCTCTGAATTTGCAAGAACTTTGAAACCCCACGCGACCTGGATGGTTATACAATAAAGCATAAATGATAAGTTAAGCTGTCTAAAATCCCACATTTTGCTATCAAAGAGGCAATCTCACTACTACCATTAAACACTTAAATGATGTTGGAATTCATGAGAGAGTGAATGCATTTGGCATTGTATCATCAATATGCGTGCAATAAAAACTTCTATGCATAAAAAATGGTATCTGAGATGCTTCAATATGGCATTATATGATTCCACATGTGCACAATTAATTTCAGAAAAATGTGGAATGCTGCATGACTAAGGCAGTGATAAGGTACCATGAAAGCTCACTAAATGTGACCCAAGAAGCCTTTCTACAGCCTTGTGCGTTGAAGTCCCTTACTCTGAAATGCAGTTTACCAGTTCCAGCTGGTATACAAGTTGTCATTGCTCCTTCTGTAGGTTTACAAGAATTGGTGTAAAATTATATCAGCAGTTTCAACTAGGAACAAGAACCCTGTTTTTTAGACAAAACCCCCATCACAGAACTcttataaaaggaaaaaagtaaACTGAACCTACCAAAGGAATGAGATCACATCTATGCACCTACACTCCTTTTCATTCATGAAGAAAGATTCTTCTTCAACCCATTTCAATATATGATccatttcaatcaaaaaaagGTGTCCTCATGATCGAAATACCATACAGAACAATTCACATATCACTTCCACACAAAAACAAGGAACAATTGTATCCCAGAATCTATCAAAAACGAAACTTTGCCACACCAACTAGTACAAAAGAACACCCACCAACTCCATTAAGGTAAAGTTTTAATCTTTgtccattcaaaaaaaaaaaaaaagttttaatcTTTGCTGAGCAGAAGCAATCTTTAATCACGAGGAAAGCAGCCACCCACATCCAAATTACTACCCATTAAGTTACTTTCACCAAAAATGAGAGCTGATAAAAAGAAACTAAGAAACTGAACATATGAGCAAAACCACCCCATAACAAAACCCACTGGAACATTCTCAACGGAAACAAAACCACCACAAATTCAAGAACCGATTGAAACACAGAACCAGACAGTTGGAATCTCAGTACTTACAGAGACTATGCTGACCAAGTATCTGAATTTGGGCTTCAATGAACCTAAcccaatgaagaagaagaacaagaagaaaggAAGGAGCGAATAGATTCTGAATATTACGAGAGTTTTATAGGTGGAATACAACAAATATGAGGTTGAGAGAAATGAAGAGGAAAAGAATCACGTCTTCATTCATTAACGATACGCCCCCACCAACCCAACCAAGCCTTTGCTTACAGAACCATCCTGGAACTTCGCGCCATACTTCCCTTATAGGCAGCCATCCctcattttatttcttttcttttccttgattgTTTTCTCTGTCTTTACTTTCAACGGTAATACTAGGTGGgatatttttttatcaaaaagatAAACTGTCATGTACTTaaaattctctctcttttacttcACTacatttttttgactttgtcaaggggaacccaaaggcttcctaggcccaagataaaccccttcggcgcatgtgaaatgctccaactgtgcattgcagcacagtgcctcgccactttgacagcttcggggttcgaacctaggttggggagcacacccaactgggcaagaaccactaggccacttgcagtggtttacTTCACTACATTAAAAGTGTCGAATTACTCATAATTATTTACGTTTGTTATCTATATAGACTATTGATGTTAGAAGTTATTTTAGAGAGCCTACTCCTCCCACTTCTAATGTGTGGCGCTTTATACTCAAGAATTTGAAAACGCGTTTTATGTGACTTCGCTAAAATGTGATCAACCTCGTTCATTTGGTTTCAAGTCCACATGTCTCGCACATTGCATTGCTCATCTAATTACTTACTCAGTGACCGGAACTATTAGGTCATAGAACATTCCAAGAAATGAAAAAAGTTCACACAAACACTAACCAATTGTCCATAGTAGATAGTAAGCATTGTTTTGCAAATTTGGGTATGAAAATAATCCCATGAGTAGTTagaatttgttttttctttgacTGATTTATGATGGCTGATTAGAATGAACTTGTCCATTCAAAAACTGAGGAGGCAGTTCCAACTTCCAACCTGGTCAAAAGGGCTAGAAAAGAGACTACACATTTCGTGGTACATTCACGAGAATTTTGAGCCACTCCAGCATAATCTTCAAAAAGTGATCATGGATTGGCCACCCACAGTCCAAAAAGAGGAATAAAACCAATCTGAGTAGGGTCCCATTTCTGTTGAGATTGATCGATGCGCATAGAACCTTAGTCCAACCGGGCAAGTAGGTCCTTGAGAATTGAGATGCATGTGAGTTGTGAGCAAACAAATTAAGTCAAATTGAAATACTACGACTATATATATAGGTCTAGTACGTTCCTCTTGTTCCTCCCTATGACTTTACGGGCAAGACATCTCCAAGAGTTTTGAGGAACCTGCTTTGAAGTTTGTAGGGAAACAAAGGGAAGGTTGGGGTTTTTTTCATttcggagtaggaaaatgttcGTTAGGGTCCTTAGGGATATGACAATTGAATGGAAGTGGAAGAACAAAGGTTTCGGCAGGCAGGTTTTCTTTCTGTGTAGAGATTTGACAATCCAAGAGATTATTAGAATTGTCAAATTTCAGGATTTTGATGCATGCAAATATCTAACATCCAGTATAAAATGACACAATCCAAACTCGATATGGTATAAATATTAACTCCAACTTAACACAACACAATTCGATGGCTAATAATATCAAATTTTTTGTTTGATTACCAAATACTAGCATTCGTCCACACAAACTCTGCACGTGCAaagtatttatatatatttcttttagaaaagaaaaagtaatgAAAGACAACTGTTATTATTGTTAAAAACGAAGAAACAAAAGAGGAGGCTAGAAAAACCATAGGTATCTCGGTGATGAGTGGGAGTGGAATGGATTATATTCGAAATGGTCGGGTTCATGTAGACATGACTTGTGATCTCAAACACTACTAAAGATATATATGCGCGACGCAGTCACACTCACATAAATGTAACATATAGTCATATACAATACAAGGTGGCCACACCATATAAATGTTAGTGCTTGTGCCACGCACTCACATGAAGCACTTGATTAAGAAGTTTTCAATAGTTCCATGGTGCCACAGTACCATtctctttgtttctttgttttcattGATTGTAACTTATAATGATATAAGACTAGTGTGTCTAAATATATGTACATGAAAGTAAACCCTTGAGAATAAGATGATTAATTAAAATTAGATATATAGGAGATTAGGAGATCGGAGGACAAAAGAAAATAGGATATGTACTACGTACAGGGAATAGCAAACCCTAGATCGAGTCTTTTCTCTAATCAGTCTCTCTTTCCCAGCTGATCCCCCAAGGGGCGTTTCTAACTACCTCATATATAGTATCCACAAGAGACTGAATTAGCTTAGAGATGGGATACCATAAAAGTGATTTCTCTATCTGTATCAGACCAAACAGGCATGCGTTAGAACTTCTTTCGACGAGAATGTTAGAAAACTTAGCAATCTCGCTcttaattttttaaaatattttagaGTTATTTCtgttaaaatttttaattttagctAACAAGacatcttctcttaataatagtataaatatagataaattaccaataaaatttaaaatcgATATCAACCAAAGTTCTACAGTTCTaccaaataaaaaacaaaatagagTTCATTGTATTTAATAAATtgtatttaaaaaaatttgagcCTGTATGGAACTTTTGTCACAAAGATCCATGAGAGAGTGCCACGTGGACCCGCCACGTTTTAGGAAGGTTGAAATCGTCTTGGCCTGAATAAAACTTTTCAGGCGCGGTTTTCGCTTCtcctattcttcttcttcttcactccttctcactctctcttagaaaccctagaaatttcCATCGCCGGAGAGTTCACAATCGTTTAGAATGGGGAATTTGTTCGACAAGGAGCCGCCGCCGCCTATAGTGCTCGTCCCGCCGCTCTTCGATTATCCGCCTCTCGCCGCTCGCACCAGGTTTCTCTTCCACCTCATTGTTGTCGTTCTTCGTTCTTAACCTTATGCGCTGTAACTGTATCAAATTCTCAATTGCTTAGTTAGACTAAGCCGGATTGAGGCTGTTCCTTGTTGAATTTTGACTGCAttgttcatttcttttttgttatGCACGCATCAAAATCGTTTTCTTTGATCAGCTTTGTGTTGAGTCCTTTAAATTCctttaaatttaattttcatGTTTATGCTAGATTATAGATAAGCTGTAGTAGTTAATTAGATGAAATAAGATTGaatctatgtttttttttttttcacaatgaAGAACAAGAAATTTAGTAATTAGTAGTTACTGGAAATATTTCTAATTAAACGAAGAAGAACAGTGGCATAACTAAGGAAGTGAAGGCTTAATTGGCCGGCTTGAATAGTTTAGGGATGTGAAGATGATATTGTATATGGTTAATTAACATATGTATTGTTGATCAATGTAAAGCAAGTTACTGACTGTGTTTCTGTTCTGAAAAATTTCAATGCAGGATGTTGGAGTCGTCATATGACTTGTTGTTTGGGAAGCTTGCTTTGAAAGGTCTGTTTCAGGATTATTTTGAACAAGCAAGGCATTTCAGCACAATGATCATGCTAAAGCCGATTGATGACCCTCATGTGGATTTAGTTGCAACGGTATCCATAATAATCTGTCTTTTAGCTCTTACTGTTGTAGATATTTATCATGCTATTTCATTGCGCACCTTTCCAGCACTTTAATAGTTCTAAGTCttcccatttttttttgttaaacatgTTTAGCTCTCTGGTCCACTTGATCACAAACCTGAGGAGACCATTGTTGGGAATGCATTTTTCCGCTGGCAAAGGTACTGTTGTAGTAGTTCAGATTTCCAGTTTTACAtcgagttgtttttttttttttttgggggactATTATGTCGTAGCTAAAAGTTGCTTAATGTTTCTTTTGTTGACCAGTGATGTTCATGATCCTCACACATTCGTGGACCTCTTCGTATCAAACTCAGATCCGTAAGGACCATCTTTTTGAAGTAAAAGAGTATCATTTTGCTACATTTCATACTCAGAGCAATTGTTGTTTATCTACACACTGCCATACTTTTCTGTCACTTCAGGATTTTGCAGACGAGGGCATGTGCTTACTACCCAAAATTTGGATTTGGAGCATTTGGTGTTTTCCCGGTGCTGCTAAAACAAAGGTTCATGCATACTGGAAAACTAACTTGTAAATATTCTAAGTGATTCTTGGGTGTATATTGACAAATCTCATTACTTCTGTAGAATAACATGTGAGGACTTTGGTGTTATGGGATTGAGATATGGCTCAGCAAACTTATCAATTGGAGCCACAGTCATGCCTTTCTCTGGTATGTAACCTGACCTTCTGTTTTATGAGGTTTCTTCCCATGTGAGTTATAATTACCTACGTTGTTGTATTCTCACACACACAAGCACACAAATACTTAGAGGTCTGACATGGGAGTAATTCTTTCTTGGGGTGGGGCTAGGTCGCTGTGAATGAGTTGGATCCTATTTTTTCTCCGATTTTCGAGTCAAACAGCTTTGGAGCAGCTTATTTTATCTGGTTGGTCCATACAGTTAGTAGCTATGAATGTCCATGAGAAAATATGGGAAAAGTGAAACATTGTTTGGTAAATTCTTGTTTGGGTGCTCTGAACATTTTGGTTTACTACTATTTTATaaccttcttttgtttttgcatCATCTGGCTTTAGATAGGAGGGAACTCTACGGTAGCATTTTGCATTACTAAGTAATAATTATTCTGTTTTGCAGTGAAAGATGATTTGCCAAGAAAGGCATGGTTGGTGACCAAAATGGGAAGTCTAACTGCAGGTGTGCAGTATGAGCCAGAATGTAAGTCACAAAGTTCTTTTTTGTTATGGAGTTCAATTTTTGTCTCTTCTGTTGCTTATTCATTTCTTCAAAGATCTTGGCCTTGACTGGATGAACTGGTTTCAGTCTTACCATTTATGACTAGATAAGCTGAACCTGCAAATCATGTTATAGTGCAATTAGGATGGAGTGCACATTAGAGCTCTGCAATGGACATGTTTTCTGATTGTTCACATTCTTTATGATGCTAAGTTTTGTGTATTTATCTTCTATACTGAAACTCATGGTTATCATGCATTTTCTGAAAAGTGTGAGGGGGAAACAGATTTTCCCATGACTGTAGTGCTAGAGTTTGAGACTGGCTGCacatgaatgttttgaaaataaATTGTAGTTTTGTCAAATGAGAACCTTTTTACTAGAAAATCTTAGCAGAGAATAAGACCATGTATAGTATGAAATATATTTACTCTACAAATTTTTGATTATTCACTTTCAATTTGGTCGCTTTTGTGCACCTTGCCACTGTGTGGGACCTTCAAACTGAGTGCCGCGAGCTGTTTCCTTAAAAGTATAGATAAGGATCTTAAATTCTTAATACAATTTGATTGAAGACGAAACTATTtggtattaatttttttttattcttttattttttaagttgGGAGCAAAGATGGTCAAAAATACAAAGACTTAAAGAATTGGAGTGGTGCAATTGGGTATGGAGTGGGATCAGGCAGCCCTTTGAGTCCATCATTCAATTTTGGTCTCGAGCTTTCGAGAAGTAATcaggtttgtttttgtttagtttGATCCATTGATTAGAGTGCAAACTGATTCCAGTCCAATATATTTGCATACAGCCTGCATACAATTGTAACTCGAGCACCTCTAAAAGTTAAAgctaataattatatatatgtatggttGTGTTCTGACGCTAGTCACTGTGAGTCACGATTGATATTGTGTTATACAACAATTCGGTGGATCTCAAATACTAATTTTTTCTACTGCAGTTCACTGCCTCGTTCTATCAACATGTGGTGGTCCAAAGACGGGTAAGAGTCTATCAACAATGgttttttgatatttttttagtCGACATATATGGCATTCATTACTTTGTACTGCTTTAATGCTACAGGTGAAAAACCCCCTCGAAGAAAATCAAGTTGTTGGGATTACGAATTATATCGATTTTGGCTTTGAATTACAATCAAGGTGAATTATtagatatatattaaaaaagtaATAGAAATGTTGGGTGACTGATTATATTTTGATGCTGGTTTATAGGGTTGATAGGTTTGATGATACCAAAACATCAGACGATGAATCAAACTCAAACAAAGTACCAGATCCTAAGAATATACCAGATTCCACCTTTCAAATAGCTGCATCTTGGCAAGCCAACAAGAACTTTTTGCTGAAGGTACCCTATCTGATGCAATCTTATGCTTGTGATATTGGAGCATATCAAGATCATGAAACCTGTGCTTAATTTCTATTTAACCCTGCAGGGAAAGGTGGGCCCTCTCAGCTCATCGCTAGCATGGGCATTCAAATCATGGTGGAAACCTTCTTTCACATTCAGCATTTCAGGTATCTTTATATGTTAGATTTTGTGAGACTCATCAGACCTATTATCACCTAATTGAAGAGTTAGTTAAGTACACCAGGATTGCTATGCTATACAAACATATCTACAGGCATAAATGGGGACATTGTTTGTATGGCATGCCATGAGTTGTAAGGCAGTGACAGAACAAATTCATCTATCTTGCGGTCATATGATGGGAATAATTACTACTTTAGCTTTGTTACCCATACATATTCTAAATGGTGCCAGTTTTCTCAAGTAATTATATCTAGGGATCCAATGATCATTTCACATTTAACTACAGAACTAATGCAGTTTCTAGTGGTGATGGTAGTCCATGTTTCCTAAACTAATGAAGTATACATGGtaaatttgttttgtttgatgCACACCCTATGACTTGCTACACCATTTTCGACATCTTAAGGACCAGTGTATATGTCTTGGATTTGGGTCTGAATGACACTTTTATTTTCCTTATAAGTTCTGGATCCTTTTTGACATCTGATCCTTTTGAGTGTGCAGCTGTCAGAGATCACATATTTGGAAATACAGCTTACGGTTTTGGCATTCGTGTTGAGAATATCAGACAAGCCAGGTTCACATATTTGCTTGTTCTTTAGTtctgttattttcttttttcttcttcttttcagggATGGATGATTTGTTTGTGTAAGGGTCAATGGGCTCTCCATTTTGAGGCCATACTTCTGATGGTTCATTTGTTCATTTTGATCGTTTTTCAGCTACCAAAGAGCCGATCCAAATTTTGTAATGTTGACACCAAGTAAGGAGCACCTGGCAGAAGGCATTGTTTGGCAAGCTGGGAAACGGCCGATGCTAGAGTCAAATATAAATGCTGGAAATTTTGACGGCGTACCAATGGAATTACAACCCTTGCGAAAAATTCTGTAACTTTGCGTCGTGAGTGGCTCATTTACAGAAGTCTTTGGAGTTGGAACTAATCAATGCTCAGAGACTGGATTTTTTTCACAATTGGAAATTTCCACCGAGCATTCTAGAGCCATATGGGTTTGGAATCCCAACCGCCTTTATCTCAATATATAGGAGgttttacttttctttcttttgaggGATATAAAATGGGAGTTTCGATCATGAGTTTTGTGAATATGCTGATCCTTTTGGAGTACTCCTAGGAGAGTCTAATCTAATCTAATGAATTGTTCGCTTTCATAGGTCAGAATTTTCACCCCATGTAATTTTCCTTTTTACTTCATTACATTATTTACCAAAGCGGATTAGACTGATCGATTAGGATAACAAATTGATGACAAAGATTTCTGCTTTAGATTTTTATAATAAGCACGAAATTTCCTGAGAAGGATATAGCATTGTACATATCAGCCTAGTCATTTGGCTCGAGGGAAAAATTCCTTTCAAATGGTGGTTACAAGTACATAACGGTTAACTGTGAAAGAAACccaattatttcttttttattatttaaaaaaggTGTAGATATATCCAGCTGCTTTCACTACAATCTAGAATCCACCATCAGCATTTTGTAATATGAATACTTGGATATAAATAACAAGAGGAATCAAAACTAGTCAATCCTTATTGGGCAGCTCAGCCATGGCTGCTTCTTCCCTGATCTCCACAAActtcctcttctcttctcctcctccattGTTTCCTCCTCGCTCCTCAATCCGAAAGCTCACCATTGTTTCCCTCCACAAAATCCCAACCCCATCTTCTTCACATGTCAAACCCCACAAACGCTCTCTGCTTCCCTGCAGACCCTTCTGCCCTCCATGTCTCAACAAGCTTCTCCTCACCACCAAGAATCCATTCTCCTTTGCCTTCGACTCCTTGCTCATTCTCTGCACTTCTCTAGCTCTGGCTCTGTCCCTGCTCGTCGCCGACGTCGACTCTGCCTCTGCTTTTGTGGTCACGCCGCAGAGGAAGCTGCAGACGGATGAGCTGGCTACGGTGCGGCTGTTCCAGGAGAACACTCCCTCTGTGGTTTACATCACCAATCTCGCGGCCAGGTAATGGCTCTGATTTTGTTTCGATTCGTTGACAATTCTGTGGTTTTCGTGGACTGGTTTTTGATGGGGTGAGTGTTTGTGGGGTGGTTTAGGCAGGATGCGTTTACTTTGGACGTGTTTGAGGTGCCGCAGGGGTCTGGGTCGGGGTTTGTGTGGGATAAAGGTGGGAACATTGTCACCAATTACCACGTGATTCGCGGCGCTTCTGATCTCAGGTTCGTCGGATTCGAATTCTTGTTCCATTGGAATGCCTATATATAGTGTTCTGTTACTTCAGAATTTTGTTTATCTGATGATTTGTGTGCCTCTGGTTTAGCTAAGGATGAAATGTATGTATTGGTAAGTGGTAAAATAGTGTACTAAAGATGTATGAGTTATCTATGCTTTTGGCCTTCAATTTCGATAGGTTCATACGATTGTAAATTGTAGGAATGTAGTTCATTTAAAATTTAACATACTTTCAGTATAGTTATCGGGACTGGAGTGTACAAGATTTGTTTGTGAGACTCAGATGCATGGTTAATTTGTTATTTCTTCTGCCATCTATGGAATCTTGTTAAAAGTGTGTGGTGCTTATGGAACTGTATGTTCTACTAATTGATGGGCTTCTCTATATTTGGTGGTTTCATCATCTCAAAATGATACTCTGTATTATGCAACTCTTCTTAAAGTCTGTTTAGTGCAATTTTATGTTTCTCCTGTCATGTGTGGGACATCTTTCCTTTGCTAATTGAGCTAAGCTTTCTATTTGATGGAGATTTCATTTtgtattccttttctttt encodes the following:
- the LOC133726561 gene encoding L-aspartate oxidase 2-a, chloroplastic, which encodes MTTCIPAGTGKLHFRVRDFNAQGCRKASWVTFSELSWSRGVSKFLQIQRCNSSQSPINESSKPLRTITSSSLRDGSTKFFDFTVIGSGVAGLRYALEVAKHGSVAVITKAEPHESNTNYAQGGVSAVLCPSDSVESHVQDTIVAGAYLCDEETVRVVCTEGPERIRELIAMGASFDHGEDGNLHLTREGGHSHHRIVHAADMTGREIERALLEAVIKDPNIFMFQHHFAIDLLTSQDGSETVCLGVDTLNTETLEVIRFISKVTLLASGGAGQIYPTTTNPPVATGDGIAMAHRAQAVVSNMEFVQFHPTALADEGLPVKSTKARGNAFLITEAVRGDGGILYNLDMERFMPLYDERAELATRDVVARSIDDQLKKRNEKYVLLDISHKPRDKILSHFPNIAAECLRGGLDITRQPIPVVPAAHYMCGGVRAGLQGETNVQGLYVAGEVACTGLHGANRLASNSLLEALVFARRAVQPSIDHMKSSSLDFSASNWWSRPVVPMSLERNVINKILTMTRKVRKELQSIMWNYVGIVRSTTRLEAAEQKIHDLEAKWEDYLFRLGWEPTMVGLEACEMRNFFCCAKMVVSSALARHESRGLHYTIDFPHVEESERLPTIIFPCSSVKSTWSSRQLHNQPMC
- the LOC133726565 gene encoding uncharacterized protein LOC133726565, whose amino-acid sequence is MGNLFDKEPPPPIVLVPPLFDYPPLAARTRMLESSYDLLFGKLALKGLFQDYFEQARHFSTMIMLKPIDDPHVDLVATLSGPLDHKPEETIVGNAFFRWQSDVHDPHTFVDLFVSNSDPILQTRACAYYPKFGFGAFGVFPVLLKQRITCEDFGVMGLRYGSANLSIGATVMPFSVKDDLPRKAWLVTKMGSLTAGVQYEPEFGSKDGQKYKDLKNWSGAIGYGVGSGSPLSPSFNFGLELSRSNQFTASFYQHVVVQRRVKNPLEENQVVGITNYIDFGFELQSRVDRFDDTKTSDDESNSNKVPDPKNIPDSTFQIAASWQANKNFLLKGKVGPLSSSLAWAFKSWWKPSFTFSISAVRDHIFGNTAYGFGIRVENIRQASYQRADPNFVMLTPSKEHLAEGIVWQAGKRPMLESNINAGNFDGVPMELQPLRKIL